In Haloarcula ordinaria, the genomic window CTTGTAGTACCCGACCCACAGCTCCTCTTCCGTGTCGTGGTGCTCTTCTAGCCAGATACGGAACTCGTTCTGAGACTCGAAGAATAGTGGGTCCATGCAGTAAGAAAGGCACCATATATCAATAACCGGCTCCGTTGAAATCCTATTCTTCAGACAGGTTCTCGTGCGAAACAGCCGGTCAGTAGACGTGCGTATCTACCATACCCCTTCATCCAACCGAGGAATCTGTAGAAGATCAGGTCCGTAGGTTTTCACCGTTGCTACCACCCGGGCCTCCAAAGTATTGCCACGCTACATATGCGAGCCCCATAATAAGTGACCCCAGAATCGCAATATAAACGGACAACAATATTTGCTGTTCGATAAATAATCCCCAAAGTAGTACCAGAACAACGTACACGCCGACAACAGCGGCGATGGTTGTTTTATTGATGGAGGGCATGGTATTATTCTACCTCAGTGAAGATAGATGATATTAATAGGTTTTCTGCCTGTACGGGTCGATACGTGCATCACCTGTATTGACCGCACAGAGCCAGAACCGGTCATCTTCTGAGTATTTCAACAAAGCCAGTGGGTTCAAATTATTTGGTTTGGACGACCAGCGCTCTCGATTTCTAAGCACTGAGCAGGCGATATCGGATGAAAGCAGTAATGTCGGGGTGCAAGCCCGGCACTATACCAAGCAACCAGGAATGGTGGCTCGGATAGGTCCCAAACGGGACGATTGCATAGATATGTGGTAGCGTAGTATGTTTTGTGATTATCCAACAACGAACTCCGGAGCGAAGACCGTAGCGGCGAGAAGACACAGCAATACGGTGACCGCTGTCGCCCGAAGGATACCGGCCGTAAGTTGTTGATCTTTCGGCAGCGATTCAGCGATTGCAGACAAGGCTGATCCGACCATCATTACAAGTAACCAACTGCTGGAGTCGCCGTTACCACCATTCCAAGCGTATAGGTACATCCCCAAGAAAACGAGTGAGGCTGTAAACTGAACTACTGAATTGGGCCGACCGGCGGGTTCACTGAACACAATTTGATTGATGAAGGAGGGCATCAAGTGCAATTCCTCCCCAGATGTGAAAAAAGCCCCATCGAACGTATCTTGAGCAGTCTGGTTGTAAATGGCTATGGTGAATCGCTATAGGACGGTGGGATACACGCGTTACCGCACGCTTGGTGTTATAGCTGACCTACAGCAGTGTAATTACTCGGAACTCACAGAACCAGGAACACGCTCTGACGACGAAACCGAGCGAACGCTTGACAGTCAAGTTCGCGGTCTCCATCATAGAGTGTTGATTGGAGTGAGTCGGCAGAAGAACCCCCGCGATAGACCCAGCGATGTGCGATGGAAGGCCGCCGATTTGCCGTTGTTCTCTCGGGCTGAAGCACATCCGGCATTCGGAAAAAATATCATAAGGGAGCGCAGACAGGGACCGATGTGTATGGTTCCGGAGCCAACGCTAGAAGGTTTTCTGCGTGATCTGGGCCTACGTATCGGTGCTGGAATCGTCGTCATCGGGATCTTCTTCGGCCTTGGCTACCTCAATCGAACCGACTTCTTCGGTCTTTCAGACTTTCTCGGGAACCAGTCGGTATTCTTCGGTAGCGCATTCCTGTTGGTTGGTATTGCGTCACTCGGATGGATGATGATCCAGCGATACAGAGCATAACGATGCAGAGCTACCGACCGCCGTGTGTCGAAAATATGTGCGACCGACTCGCACTCTGCGTACAGTACCGCTTTCAGATCTCACTCCGAGTCTGTCAGTACAGGTGTGACCGATACAGAGCGTGAATACAGCACATAGCCACCTCATTGCAACCGATCAATCTCAGTTACGGGAGCGTTCCGTCCTCCGCGTAGCAATTGAACCGGAGACTCGCGGTGGCGAGTTGCTCGCCTTCCGAACTCATCAACGATGCCGTGTACTCACCATGAACCGGTGGCGGACCCAACGGTACCGCGTATAGTTCGCCACGGCTGGATCCGAATACCGAGTAGTCTTCGGGATCAAGACTGCTCATCCCACGATCCGTCATGAGCGGGACCGAAGCAACGAGAGTGTCGTCACTATCTCGTATCCGTACTGTGTGATACAGTTCACCGGAAACAGCCTGCTCAGAAACCAGAATCCCGAGAGCGATCTGTTCGTCACCTTGTATTGGGGCAATCTCGCGGAGGTGTTGCGAGCCGCTACCCACTCCTCGACTAGAACATCGAGCGATGAACTCCCCGTTACCGAGACAGCCAGCGGTCACGCTCAAGATGCCAGCTACACCCGTAATCAGTTCACGTCTGGAGGGCACAAGACATACTGTGAGTCCACGAGTGGTAATTCTAAGGGGACTACGGCACTCGTGCGCTGGTTCGCCACGGCGGTTGAAAATTGCTTGTCCGATAGAATCCTCTGCCGGTAATAGGAATGGCCTGTGAAATAGCGAGGAGTCAGTCAGTAAGACGGCTTCGTTTCTTTCGTCGATTCAGTGGTTTATACACGACTCACTGAGTCTGCTTCGTGACCAGTATCTGTTTATCCACGGCCCTGAAAAAGTGGAAGCAATGGTCTTTCAGTACCTCCTGCCAGCCCTGATTGGATTCGTGTTCGTGATGGGGGCTGCCTATGCCGGCACGCTTCGGGCGTTAGAAGTATACTTCGACCCGGACCGAGAAAGCATCTTCCTCTCAGACGAGTACGAGCCACCGAACGACCAGTAGTGCTACTGTATCGGTCACGCCAGTACTGTACGCTGCTGAAGGATCCAACAGAGCCAGATATCTCACATGCCAAAATAGGTGTCGCGTTCAACGACGGTGTAGCCCTGCGCTGTGAGCGCCTCAGTGCGGTAGCGTTCTGCGACGATCTGCTGTGGAATGCGCCGCAGTCCGAAACGCCGGTTCAAGGTGTGCTCGATATCGATACTGGTCTGGTCGTTGTCCGTACTGACCGTTACGGTGTACGTCGCCCAGGGCTGACCGTTTACCGTGACGTCCAACTCGACTCGACGAGCGCCGCTTGGTGTGGTCTCTGTTTGTGAACGGACTCTCGACTCGACGGAACGCAGGCCGAACAGATAGGAGATACCGTACGTTACCGTGTTTCCGTCTGCAGTGATTTCGTCAGCGATTCCCCACTGAAACGCGAGTACCGGCGGCGTGGGCCCGGTGAACGCATCGACGACCACGTCCGGCGTGTCCTTAGTTTGGAGGCGAGCCGTCCCGCGGGACTGAATGAGTGGTGCGCGAGCGGTGATGACCAAGATCACCCCGACGACGAGCGCTGGCAACAGCGAGGTAACAAGGAACGTCCCGAGGAACATAGACACGACGAGCACGACTAGGAGTGCACTGAGCGGACGTTCGCGTCTGAGGTATCGCTTTGCGACATCGACTGCCTCCTGTGGCCGGTCGATATCGTTCGTGGAGGGCATCCTGCGAATCCCCTAATGCTGGGTAATTATGTCTGCTGAAATAGGTTGTTGGATAACCCCTGTTTATCGATATCGTCGCCGGTGTCCAGTGTGTGCTGGCTCTGTCGAAGTCCACGAAGCGTTCCAGGTTCGTCAGGTAATCCGACCAGCTGATTCTGTTGAAAGCCTCAGAACGTGATGGAAGTGCGTGCTCCACAAAGTGGGTGTCTTCAACAATTGCCTCTCGGACGGGTGTCCGCAACCCTACGAAAATCATATCCGACGCCCTTGTGAATTCCTTGCCACTAATGTCCCTGCCCTCCCTCCGCACCTACACTCTCTCTGTAGCGTGGCGATTCGCTATACTCGGCGCACTCGTTTCGCTACCCCTCAGTGTCGTTGTGAACTGGCTACCAGATTCGGAGGCGACTGTTGGTGGCGGTATCATGATAATCGGCGCGTTCATCGCAGGTGTTATCGCTGCAATTCGCCGTGCTGGGTTCCTTGGTGCTGTCGTCGGCGTCGTCACGTTCCTCTTTACGGTGGGCACGACGACGGTGTGGCCGCTGTCGAGAGTCGTTTTCTTCGTCTTCGCTAGTGGACTGGTACTGTGCGTCGCTCCAATCTTCGGTCTGGTATTCGGCCGTGTTGGTGGATTAATAGCGAACGCCGTTTCCGCACGATGGAACTCCGCAAATGCGTTGGAGTAACCGCGACTTCGAGAGGGGCTGCATTCGGTCACATCACCGGGCAACCATGTAATTCTCGGAGTAGTTCAACAAATCCTATCAGCTCTGTTCCCGTTCTGTCAACCGTTCATAGCATATTTAATCCTTGATGAGAACCATCCACCGAATGACGAGAGCCCTCCAACAGTCTCGTTCGCTCACCACACAACCGAGTACGGGTGGACGATAATATGTCCGACAGTTCTGGCCTCAGTATCAACGGTCCAGAGACGCTTCGCGGTTCGGTGGCCTTCCTCCTCGTCGCCCTCTGTATCACGGGCTACGGGGCGTTCGACTACGTGCAGCAATCTGACTCGATACGGGACTCGGTCGAGATCGAGGCGACGATTACCGAAGTGGGTGTCGAGTCGGTTTCGGGCAGCTCTTCGAGTACATCGGTTAGTTACGAACCGCGTGTCAGGTTCACATACGAATATCGAGGGGAATCGCACACGGGAACGAATCTCTTCCCCGCAGACATCCCTCCGAATTACGATACACGGTCGGCAGCCCAAGCGGCCGTACAGGAGTACGAGACCGGCCAGACGGTCACAGCGCACGTAGACCCTGAGGAGCCGGGGAACGCGTTTCTGAAAAAGGAGACGTCTACTGCCCCGTTAATAGCAGTGGGAATCGGGGTGGTGTTGACGCTGCTTGGCAGTGCGGCGACTTTGAAACAGTACCGCAGTGGCTAGTTTCGGACCATCGCGCAGGTTGGAATCCGACCACAGAACCCGGCCTCGCTTCGGAGCGAAGTGAGTCGGCGTACGCGTGGGGAGCTAGTCGCCGCACGGTTCGAGAATGGGAGATCCCGGACGGGTTCAGTTCGGATACGACGTCCTCCGTAACGAATAGAGGGCCGTCCGTACAAGTGGGACGTGTCTTCGATGCCCTCCACCGACATCGACCTCGCCATTCAGACGACAGACCTCCGGAAGACGTACGGTTCCGAGGTCGCACTCGACAGTGTATCGCTCTCGATTCCGACCGGCACCGTCTACGGGTTTCTCGGCCCGAACGGCGCGGGGAAGACGACCACGATGCGGCTCCTGACGGGACTGACACAGCCCACAAGTGGATCCGTTCGCGTCTGCGGTGTGGACGTCGCCGACCGACGCGCACTCGCGCCACACGTCGGCTATCTCCCTGAGGAACCGCCCCTCTACGACGAGTTCAGCGCTCGCGAACAGCTTGAGTATGTCGCCGACCTCAGAGACATTCCGCGGGCCACCGCCCGGGAGCGAATCGACGAGTACCTGGACGCGTTCGACCTGACTGACGACGCCGACAAGCGCATCGACGCGTACTCGAAGGGGATGCGACAGAAGACCGCGTTCGTCCAGAGCGTCCTGCACGACCCGGACGTTCTGTTCCTCGACGAACCGACGTCGGGCCTCGATCCCCGAGCGGCACGGACCATCCGCGAGTCGATTTCCGACTTCGCCGACGCGGGAACGACTGTCTTTCTTTCGACACACATCCTCCCGGTCGTCGAGGCTGTCGCCGACGAGGTCGGCGTGCTGTTCGACGGCCGGCTGGTCGCCGAAGGGACGCCGTCGGAGGTGCAATCCCGCGCGGCGACCGACGGGGACGGCTCGCTCGAAGACGCCTTCCTCGCCGTTACCAGCGAGACCGATGCGGGCGCGGGCCGCGAGAAAGCATGACCCTCCGACGGGACCTCAGTCACGGACTCAGGATCGGTCGCGCCGAGTTCGTTCGAAGCCTGCGAGGCTATCTCGGGGATACACGCCACCTCATCGGACTCGCATTCGTCGTGTTGTTCTTCGGCGGGAGCCTCCTCGTTGCGCTCCCCGCGGCGTACGTGCTCGGGCAAACCGCTCGCTCTGTAACCGCCATTCCGTTATTCGGCCCCGCCGCGACTGCGCTTCCAGTGCTCTTCCTGCTCCTAGCAACGCTCAGGACGCTCGAACGTATCGCGCGCATCGAATCCGAAGAGTTGGTTCTGACGACGGTCCATCCGCGAGCAGTGGTCGTTGGCCTCATCACTGCAGAGGTCGGGCGACTGCTGTTGTGGTTCGGGATTCCGGTAGGGGCGTTCGTCACCGCGTTTGCATTCGGGCTCGGATCACCGATGTTGCTCGTCACGGGTGGCATCGTGCTCCTCCCGATCATCGTATCGAGCACGGTCTGGGGATACGCCTGTGGGATCGGCGCGTTGCGGGTGTTACGACGGTTGCCCGGCGTCCGTCGCGTCCTGCGAGGACTCGGGGTCTTCGTGATACTCGGCTTCGTCGTCGGCTCGCAGTTCGTCGGGCGACAGCTGGTCGAGGGAGGAGGCGCAGTACGAGGATTCGCCTCCGCGATCACGTTCGGCCCCGTCGTCGAGTACGTCGCGCTTGCCTTTGCGGGATCGCCACTCGCACAGCCGACATCGATGCGTTCGATAGCAGTGGTCGTCGCGCTCATCGCGCTCATTCCCATCGGACTGGCCGTTGCCACGAAGCAGGCATCGGCGTTCTGGTTTTCCGAGACGCCGACTCGGAGCGGAGCGCGGCAGGTGCAGAGGTCGAGCGGTGGGTTCACTGCTCCGCGACCGTTTGCGTGGAGCAGAGCCGGCCGCATCGCGTGGGGGCTTCTCGTCCGTGCCCGACGCCACCCACAGAAACTCAGCCATCTCGTGATGGCCCTCTTTTTCATCGGGCCGCTCGGGACGACTGTCGTGCAGTCGTCGGGTGACGCCATCGGGCCCCTGATTTCGGGGACTGGCGTCGGTCTCGGGACGTACCTCGCCGGCGCGGCCTTCGGATTGAACCCGCTCGGTGACGACCGACCCCAGCTCCCACTGCTGTTGCTCACCGAGACGAGTCCTCGAACCGTTACGAGAGGCCGGTTGCTCGCTGGCCTCGCCGTCGGGCTCCCGGTCGCCGTGCTCGTACCGCTGGCCTCTCTGGGCCTCGGAACGCCACCACTGTACGTCCTATCGTTCGGGTTAGTGGGGGCCGGAATGTGTCTCACTGCATCGATGTTCGCCGTCGGGGTCGGTTCGGCGTATCCCATCTACGAGGAGCGAGAGTTCTGGGGGACTGAATCGGTCGTCCCCTCAACGCTCGTGATGGTGGCGTATCTGTTCGTTGTTGGTGGTGGAACGGCTCTCGGGCTGGTCGTAACCTGGTTCGGGGTCACCGGGAACGTGAGCCTGACACCCGTATTCGGCCTTGGCTTCGGTCTGTACCTTTTGCTGACCGTCGGGGTGTCGTACGGCTCGTACAGATATGCCGTTCGACGCTATCGGCGATACACCGTGGCGTAGTTATTCGGATTTCGGGAGTGGCAACAGTCAGTATCCGTCTGTTACGCGGGCCGTCAATTCTCGACCGATGCGGTTTGGCGTGTTCCGGCCTTCTTCGCCAGCCAGCCGCCGATTTTTGCCCCGAGTAGCCCGACGAAACCGGCAAACCCGAGTATCACCGACGTGATGATGAGGACGACCATCGAGACGGCGATGACCTGAAACCAGAGCGGCCCGCCCAGTACGCTCGCGGCTTCGAGGAAATCGACCAGGATCCACAGAACCGGCAGAGCGCCGATGACACCTGCACGAAAGCCGACGTCGATTACGTCTATCTCCGTCGCCGCTGTGCTGGCAAGATAGCCAGCAAAGAGACCGCCGAAAAACACCGCACCGAGTGAGAACTCGTTCTCCGGGCTTGACTGCAAGTACTGCCAGACGGTGAACGGCATCGAGGCTATACCACCGAACAGTGCATACTTCCACGGTTCACTCGCCGGGAGGGATAGGGGAAGGGGACCAATCCGGAGCACGCCGACGGCTACTCTCCGTTACGCAAAAAATATGCGTGGCTGTATTGCTCACTCCCAGAGTACTGCCGATACGGACAGCGACAGGGTGCTCCGATTTGAAGAGCGTGGACCCACGGTCATCACCAATTCATCCGAGGAAACGGCAGCGGACGCACTCGTATGTGAAAGAGGCACTGTGAGGAGCGGGCATTAGCCTTCTATTTTCGGTATACGAGGTTTCAGTGAAAGATAGACTCTCTGTAGTCAAGATACACATCCTGATAGGTTGAGGAGGAATCCACGTGCTTACTCCCACGGTGGTGACGGCAGTGCAGGATACTAGTCACGTTTCAGTTTCCGGTGGTTTGATACGTTCAATCCGTTGAGTT contains:
- a CDS encoding DUF3592 domain-containing protein: MSDSSGLSINGPETLRGSVAFLLVALCITGYGAFDYVQQSDSIRDSVEIEATITEVGVESVSGSSSSTSVSYEPRVRFTYEYRGESHTGTNLFPADIPPNYDTRSAAQAAVQEYETGQTVTAHVDPEEPGNAFLKKETSTAPLIAVGIGVVLTLLGSAATLKQYRSG
- a CDS encoding ABC transporter ATP-binding protein: MPSTDIDLAIQTTDLRKTYGSEVALDSVSLSIPTGTVYGFLGPNGAGKTTTMRLLTGLTQPTSGSVRVCGVDVADRRALAPHVGYLPEEPPLYDEFSAREQLEYVADLRDIPRATARERIDEYLDAFDLTDDADKRIDAYSKGMRQKTAFVQSVLHDPDVLFLDEPTSGLDPRAARTIRESISDFADAGTTVFLSTHILPVVEAVADEVGVLFDGRLVAEGTPSEVQSRAATDGDGSLEDAFLAVTSETDAGAGREKA
- a CDS encoding DUF5518 domain-containing protein; its protein translation is MLRIGPLPLSLPASEPWKYALFGGIASMPFTVWQYLQSSPENEFSLGAVFFGGLFAGYLASTAATEIDVIDVGFRAGVIGALPVLWILVDFLEAASVLGGPLWFQVIAVSMVVLIITSVILGFAGFVGLLGAKIGGWLAKKAGTRQTASVEN